Proteins from a genomic interval of Arachis hypogaea cultivar Tifrunner chromosome 10, arahy.Tifrunner.gnm2.J5K5, whole genome shotgun sequence:
- the LOC112714462 gene encoding CBL-interacting serine/threonine-protein kinase 12, whose protein sequence is MAGVVSKQPMNTTTTPNKKDSTSSSSSNLLLGRFEIGKLLGHGTFAKVYCAKNVKTGEWVAIKVIDKEKILKGGLVAHIKREISILRRVRHPNIVQLFEVMATKTKIYFVMEYVRGGELFNKVAKGRLKEEVARKYFQQLISAVGFCHERGVYHRDLKPENLLLDENGNLKVSDFGLSAVSDQIRQDGLFHTFCGTPAYVAPEVLGRKGYDGAKVDLWSCGVVLFVLMAGYLPFHDQNVMQMYKKIYKGEFRCPRWFSPDLANLLTRLLDTKPETRIAIPEIMQNKWFKKGFKQIKFYVEDDRLCSFDDTENMIMEDHNVNSINSSNHPSNISNCGDDDNASVSDYAESDSEVEIKRRHSVSNPPLPRPASLNAFDIISFSKGFDLSGLFEEKGDEARFVTSAPVGKIISKLEEIAHLVRFSVRKKDCRVSLEGTREGLTGPLTIAVEIFELTPKLVVVEVKKKGGDRAEYERFCNNELRPGLMNLMKEEESCSSSFSSSASPANGISSDSTPHYHHHHPPLLRVLSEPANKISSALDDPVEYRPPASEA, encoded by the coding sequence ATGGCGGGCGTGGTTTCGAAGCAGCCCATGAACACCACCACAACACCCAACAAAAAAGACTCAACGTCGTCGTCATCATCGAACCTCCTGCTAGGTCGGTTTGAGATCGGAAAACTGCTAGGTCACGGAACATTCGCGAAGGTGTACTGCGCAAAGAACGTGAAAACCGGAGAATGGGTGGCAATAAAGGTGATAGACAAAGAGAAGATCCTAAAAGGAGGGCTGGTGGCGCACATCAAGCGCGAGATCTCAATCCTCCGGCGCGTCCGCCACCCTAACATCGTTCAGCTCTTCGAGGTAATGGCAACCAAAACCAAAATCTACTTCGTCATGGAATACGTCCGCGGCGGCGAGCTCTTCAACAAGGTTGCAAAAGGAAGACTCAAAGAAGAAGTCGCCAGAAAGTACTTCCAGCAATTAATCTCCGCCGTCGGATTCTGTCACGAGAGAGGCGTCTACCACCGCGACCTCAAACCCGAGAATCTCCTCCTCGACGAGAACGGTAACCTTAAGGTCTCCGATTTCGGCCTCAGCGCCGTCTCCGATCAAATTCGCCAGGACGGTTTGTTCCACACGTTCTGCGGGACTCCGGCCTACGTGGCACCGGAGGTTCTCGGTCGAAAGGGCTACGACGGCGCAAAAGTTGATCTGTGGTCTTGCGGTGTCGTTTTGTTCGTTTTGATGGCAGGGTACTTGCCGTTTCACGATCAGAACGTGATGCAGATGTATAAGAAGATCTACAAAGGTGAATTCCGGTGCCCTAGGTGGTTCTCCCCTGATCTCGCCAATCTCCTCACCAGGCTCCTCGACACTAAGCCCGAGACGCGGATCGCCATTCCCGAAATCATGCAGAACAAGTGGTTCAAGAAAGGCTTCAAGCAAATCAAGTTCTATGTCGAAGACGATAGGCTCTGTAGTTTCGATGATACTGAAAACATGATCATGGAGGATCATAATGTTAATAGCATTAATAGCAGTAATCATCCTTCTAATATCAGTAACTGCGGAGACGATGACAACGCTTCTGTTTCGGATTACGCTGAATCTGATTCTGAGGTTGAGATTAAGAGAAGACATAGCGTTAGCAATCCTCCTTTGCCTCGGCCTGCGAGTTTGAATGCGTTCGACATAATTTCGTTTTCCAAAGGATTCGATCTGTCTGGATTGTTCGAGGAGAAAGGGGACGAGGCCAGGTTTGTGACGTCGGCGCCGGTTGGGAAGATTATATCGAAATTGGAGGAGATTGCACACTTGGTTAGATTCTCGGTGAGGAAGAAGGATTGCAGGGTGAGCTTGGAAGGAACAAGGGAAGGTTTGACGGGTCCATTGACGATTGCTGTTGAGATATTCGAGCTGACACCGAAGCTTGTAGTAGTTGAGGTGAAGAAAAAAGGAGGAGACAGAGCAGAGTATGAGAGGTTCTGCAACAATGAATTGAGGCCTGGATTGATGAACTTGATGAAAGAGGAGGAATCCTGTTCATCCAGTTTTAGTAGCTCTGCTTCTCCTGCCAATGGAATTAGCAGCGATTCTactcctcattatcatcatcaccatccccCATTGCTGCGTGTGCTTTCAGAACCTGCCAATAAGATATCTTCTGCTTTGGATGATCCTGTCGAGTATCGACCTCCAGCTTCAGAGGCTTAA